One stretch of Paenibacillus sp. AN1007 DNA includes these proteins:
- a CDS encoding PolC-type DNA polymerase III, giving the protein MSGFEEKRKRFELLMKQAELPSGLTDPYFLDGWIEQVETNRTNREWHIQIGKDTLVPAPIYRTFSLHIQEKMNHIAKITFAFKYSEKVLAGDIVNEYWNLFLEWVTREIPSVNGWMNRATIECEADLLELTMSDSTSMELARKKQIDQAITRFYEKYFHLPLRIKMQVGEAGSNREAMEQFQAQKKVEERQVIEKMMSEVIETEMPEDEEQGDVRLQMGYEIKEPAVPMQEVQDEEKKITLQGTIFGLDRKELRNGNTLFTFYLTDFTDSMQMKMFAKTKEDVKILSLLANGKWVKVRGRVEYDRFMQIPELAMIPSDLTEIKAPPSRKDTAEEKRVEFHLHSTMSTMDAVTSIDKYVKTAAEWGHKAIAVTDHGGVQVYPEASKAAKKNGIKMIYGLEANVVNDSVAVVLNPQAIDLKTATYIVFDIETTGLSVTQNKIIEIAAVKVHEGKEIDRFATFVNPHERIPYNIQQLTNITDEMVKDAPELEPVIRDFVTFAGDGVLVAHNARFDMGFIQATLKNLNMPEMPNPVLDTLELARLLYPKMKNHRLNTLADKYKVALESHHRAIDDTIALAGILNGLINDAAQLKGLTMLDRLNDFVGVDLSNTRPFHCGIYALNDVGKKNLYKLVSLSHTEYFKRVACIPKSKLVSLREGLVVISGCEKGEFFEAVLNKSVEEAEEIAEFYDILEIQPLTMYMHLVDKGLVATPEELKLAVRKVVDIGAKLNKPVIATGNVHYLEPRDKIYRDITIHGITGFSPLKDQRKPDAHFRTTAEMLEEFQFLGQDKAYEVVVTNTIELADRFEEIKLFPDKLFTPILEGADEEIRNTCYNTAKSIYGEDLPEVIVARLEKELQPIIKYGFSANYLISERLVKKSNQDGYLVGSRGSVGSSVVATFLGISEVNPLPAHYICVNPECKHSEWFLDGSVPSGFDLPEKPCPNCGGSLKGEGQDIPFETFLGFKGDKVPDIDLNFSGDYQPHAHNYTKVLFSEKSVFRAGTIGTVAEKTAFGFAKKYEEEHHKKWRGAELNRLASGCTGVKRSTGQHPGGIVVVPDYIEVEDVTPVQYPADDVTAEWKTTHFDYHAFEENLLKLDILGHDDPTMMRMLQDLTGVDPTTIPMNDPKVMSMFNSTDALGVTPEQIRSPVATFGVPEMGTKFVRQMLVESQPSSFADLLQISGLSHGTGVWLGNAQDLIKNGTCNIKTVIGCRDDIMLFLIYKAGMDASLAFKITESVRKGRGLPQEWIDEMKNCKVPQWYIDSCLKIQYMFPKAHAAAYVISAVRTAFFKLYHPIEYYATYFTVRADELDIELVCQGYEAIYRKIVEIEQLGFQAPPKEKNMLPVLEMALEMSARGFSLKPIDLYRSEATKFIVDGKSLIPPFSALAGIGDNAARNIAAAREHGEFLSIEDFQQKSKATKTIVELLTNMGCFRGLPESNQLSLF; this is encoded by the coding sequence ATGAGTGGATTCGAGGAGAAGAGAAAACGGTTTGAGTTGTTGATGAAACAGGCAGAGCTTCCGTCAGGTTTGACAGACCCTTATTTCCTGGATGGCTGGATTGAACAGGTCGAGACAAATCGCACGAATCGCGAATGGCATATTCAGATTGGTAAGGATACGCTCGTGCCTGCACCAATCTATCGAACGTTCAGTCTGCATATTCAAGAGAAAATGAATCATATTGCAAAAATAACGTTTGCCTTTAAGTATTCGGAAAAGGTACTCGCGGGCGATATCGTGAATGAATACTGGAACCTTTTTCTGGAGTGGGTTACGCGTGAAATTCCGTCCGTAAATGGCTGGATGAACCGGGCAACCATCGAATGTGAAGCGGATCTGCTCGAGCTGACGATGAGTGATTCTACTTCAATGGAACTGGCACGCAAGAAACAGATTGACCAGGCTATAACGAGGTTCTATGAAAAGTACTTCCACCTGCCTTTGCGCATCAAAATGCAGGTAGGTGAAGCAGGAAGCAATAGAGAGGCCATGGAACAGTTCCAGGCTCAGAAGAAGGTCGAAGAGCGGCAGGTTATCGAGAAGATGATGAGTGAAGTCATCGAGACTGAAATGCCGGAAGATGAAGAACAGGGCGATGTGCGGCTGCAGATGGGTTATGAGATCAAAGAACCAGCTGTGCCTATGCAGGAAGTCCAGGATGAAGAGAAAAAAATCACACTTCAAGGGACGATATTTGGTCTGGACCGCAAGGAATTGCGGAATGGAAATACGCTGTTCACCTTCTACCTGACGGACTTTACGGATTCGATGCAGATGAAGATGTTTGCCAAAACCAAAGAGGATGTCAAAATTCTCAGCCTGCTTGCGAATGGAAAATGGGTAAAAGTTCGCGGACGTGTAGAGTACGATCGGTTCATGCAAATTCCGGAACTGGCTATGATTCCTTCGGATCTGACAGAGATCAAGGCACCGCCGTCCCGTAAGGATACAGCCGAGGAGAAACGGGTTGAATTCCACCTGCACTCCACAATGAGTACGATGGATGCCGTAACATCTATTGATAAATATGTGAAAACAGCTGCGGAGTGGGGACACAAAGCGATTGCCGTTACTGATCATGGCGGTGTGCAGGTTTACCCGGAAGCATCCAAGGCAGCGAAGAAAAATGGGATTAAAATGATCTATGGTCTGGAAGCCAATGTGGTGAATGATTCCGTAGCCGTAGTTCTGAATCCGCAGGCGATTGATTTGAAAACGGCCACGTATATCGTATTTGATATTGAGACTACCGGTCTGTCGGTCACTCAGAACAAAATCATCGAGATTGCGGCAGTTAAGGTGCATGAAGGGAAAGAGATAGATCGATTTGCCACTTTTGTCAATCCGCATGAACGGATTCCGTACAACATTCAGCAGCTGACAAACATAACGGATGAGATGGTAAAAGATGCACCAGAGCTTGAACCGGTTATTCGTGACTTTGTTACCTTTGCAGGAGATGGAGTATTGGTCGCGCACAATGCACGGTTTGATATGGGCTTTATTCAGGCCACGCTCAAAAATCTGAACATGCCTGAGATGCCAAACCCGGTACTTGACACACTAGAGCTGGCGCGGCTTTTGTATCCAAAAATGAAAAATCACCGGTTGAATACGCTCGCGGACAAGTACAAAGTAGCGCTGGAAAGCCATCACCGGGCGATTGACGATACGATTGCTCTCGCAGGTATCCTGAATGGCCTTATCAATGATGCTGCTCAATTAAAAGGTCTGACGATGCTGGACCGATTGAACGATTTTGTCGGTGTGGACTTATCTAATACACGTCCTTTCCACTGTGGAATTTATGCTTTGAATGATGTAGGCAAGAAAAATCTGTACAAGCTGGTATCCCTGTCTCATACAGAATATTTCAAGCGTGTTGCGTGTATCCCGAAGTCCAAATTGGTAAGTCTGCGTGAAGGGCTTGTTGTCATATCCGGTTGTGAAAAAGGCGAGTTCTTTGAGGCTGTATTAAACAAATCGGTGGAAGAGGCGGAGGAGATTGCCGAATTTTACGACATTCTGGAGATTCAACCTCTGACCATGTATATGCACTTGGTGGACAAAGGACTTGTCGCCACGCCTGAAGAACTGAAACTGGCGGTTCGTAAAGTGGTCGATATCGGAGCAAAACTGAATAAACCGGTTATTGCTACAGGCAATGTGCATTACCTGGAACCAAGAGACAAAATTTATCGGGATATTACGATTCATGGTATAACAGGATTCAGTCCGCTTAAAGATCAGCGCAAACCTGATGCCCATTTTAGAACGACAGCCGAAATGCTGGAGGAATTCCAGTTCCTTGGTCAAGATAAAGCGTATGAGGTTGTGGTCACAAACACGATCGAGCTGGCTGACCGTTTCGAGGAAATCAAGCTGTTCCCGGACAAGCTGTTCACACCCATTTTGGAAGGTGCGGACGAAGAGATCCGAAACACTTGTTATAATACGGCCAAGTCGATCTATGGCGAAGATTTGCCTGAAGTCATTGTGGCGCGGCTGGAGAAAGAACTGCAGCCAATCATCAAATATGGATTCTCTGCCAACTACCTGATTTCGGAACGATTGGTGAAAAAATCGAATCAGGACGGTTACCTGGTAGGTTCAAGGGGTTCGGTAGGTTCGTCCGTTGTAGCGACCTTTCTGGGAATTTCAGAGGTTAATCCGCTTCCGGCTCATTATATCTGTGTGAATCCGGAGTGCAAGCACAGTGAATGGTTCCTGGACGGCAGTGTACCGAGTGGGTTCGACCTTCCGGAGAAACCTTGCCCTAATTGTGGGGGCAGCCTCAAAGGGGAAGGGCAGGATATTCCGTTTGAAACCTTCCTTGGGTTTAAAGGGGACAAAGTTCCCGATATCGACTTGAACTTCTCGGGGGATTATCAACCGCATGCCCATAACTACACGAAAGTACTTTTTAGTGAGAAGAGTGTATTTCGTGCAGGGACGATCGGTACGGTTGCGGAGAAAACAGCATTTGGTTTTGCGAAGAAATATGAGGAAGAACATCATAAGAAATGGCGCGGGGCTGAGCTGAATCGTCTGGCTTCCGGTTGTACAGGAGTGAAGCGAAGTACAGGACAGCACCCCGGCGGAATTGTTGTTGTTCCGGATTACATTGAAGTGGAAGATGTCACTCCTGTTCAGTATCCGGCAGATGATGTAACAGCCGAGTGGAAAACAACCCACTTTGACTATCACGCTTTTGAAGAAAATCTGCTGAAGCTTGATATTCTGGGACACGATGATCCGACGATGATGCGTATGCTGCAGGATCTCACAGGTGTTGATCCAACAACCATTCCGATGAATGATCCCAAAGTAATGAGCATGTTTAACTCCACGGATGCCCTTGGTGTAACGCCGGAGCAGATTCGCTCTCCTGTTGCGACCTTTGGTGTGCCGGAGATGGGAACCAAATTCGTACGTCAGATGCTTGTCGAATCTCAGCCGTCATCTTTTGCCGATTTATTGCAGATTTCGGGACTATCTCACGGTACGGGAGTTTGGCTGGGCAATGCCCAGGACCTGATCAAAAACGGCACATGTAACATCAAAACCGTTATCGGCTGCCGGGATGACATCATGCTGTTCCTGATCTACAAGGCGGGAATGGATGCGAGTCTGGCCTTTAAGATTACAGAGAGTGTTCGTAAAGGGCGCGGACTGCCGCAGGAATGGATTGACGAGATGAAGAACTGCAAAGTGCCGCAGTGGTATATTGATTCCTGTCTCAAAATCCAGTACATGTTCCCGAAAGCCCACGCGGCTGCTTACGTAATTTCGGCGGTACGTACAGCATTTTTCAAGCTGTATCATCCGATTGAATATTATGCAACTTACTTTACCGTTCGTGCAGACGAGTTGGACATCGAGTTGGTGTGCCAAGGTTATGAGGCCATCTATCGCAAAATCGTAGAGATTGAGCAGCTCGGCTTCCAGGCACCGCCAAAAGAGAAAAACATGCTGCCTGTTCTTGAAATGGCACTGGAGATGTCCGCCCGCGGTTTCTCGCTTAAACCGATTGATCTGTACCGTTCGGAAGCGACAAAGTTCATCGTGGATGGAAAGTCATTGATTCCTCCATTCTCCGCACTTGCAGGGATCGGGGATAACGCGGCACGTAATATTGCCGCTGCCCGTGAACATGGTGAATTCTTGTCGATTGAGGATTTCCAGCAGAAATCGAAAGCGACCAAAACGATTGTGGAGCTGCTTACGAACATGGGATGTTTCCGAGGTCTGCCTGAGAGCAACCAGCTTTCCCTGTTCTAG
- the proS gene encoding proline--tRNA ligase, producing MSKENDKQFVTEITPQGEDFSRWYIDVIKKADLMDYSPVRGCIVFKPDGFEIWEHIKDEMDRRFRETGHRNAYFPMFIPESFFQKEKEHVEGFNPELPWVTEAGGEKLEERLAIRPTSETIIGHMYSKWIQSYRDLPVLINQWANVVRWEKRTLPFLRTSEFLWQEGHTAHETEEEAREETMKMLEIYREVVEEYLAIPVITGQKTKSEKFAGAVDTFSIEAMMKDGRAVQAGTSHYMGTNFAKAFEIQYLSRNNELELAHTTSWGTSTRLIGALIMVHGDDRGLVLPPKVAPTQVVMIPIGPPKTRDAVVGRADELFAELKKAGIRVKMDDRSDVRPGWKFNEYEMRGVPIRLEIGPRDMENGVCVLVSRITGEKKVVEQANLLEEIQSMLTQVQADMLERARTFMSDNFYSVDTLDEMKELMENKRGFTLAGWCGSESCEDKVREVTGATSRNIPFQPAEEKHTCLACGEQAKHTVVFARAY from the coding sequence ATGTCAAAGGAAAATGATAAACAGTTCGTAACTGAAATTACACCGCAGGGAGAAGATTTCTCTCGCTGGTACATTGATGTTATTAAAAAAGCAGATCTGATGGACTACTCACCGGTCCGCGGTTGTATTGTGTTCAAACCGGACGGATTTGAAATCTGGGAGCACATCAAGGATGAGATGGATCGCCGCTTCCGCGAAACGGGCCATCGCAACGCATACTTCCCGATGTTTATTCCGGAGAGCTTTTTCCAAAAGGAAAAAGAGCATGTGGAAGGTTTTAACCCTGAACTGCCTTGGGTAACCGAAGCAGGCGGAGAAAAGCTGGAAGAACGTTTGGCTATTCGCCCAACGTCTGAAACCATTATTGGGCATATGTATTCCAAATGGATTCAGTCCTATCGCGATCTGCCGGTATTGATCAACCAGTGGGCTAACGTCGTTCGCTGGGAAAAAAGAACGCTGCCGTTCCTACGTACCAGTGAATTTTTGTGGCAGGAAGGTCATACAGCGCATGAAACGGAAGAAGAAGCTCGCGAAGAAACGATGAAAATGCTTGAGATTTATCGTGAGGTGGTTGAAGAATACCTTGCTATTCCGGTCATTACAGGCCAGAAAACGAAATCCGAGAAGTTTGCCGGTGCGGTGGATACCTTCTCGATTGAAGCGATGATGAAGGACGGACGTGCGGTACAGGCTGGTACTTCTCACTACATGGGAACGAACTTTGCTAAAGCGTTTGAAATTCAATATTTGAGCCGTAACAATGAGCTTGAACTGGCACATACCACTTCATGGGGGACCAGCACTCGTTTGATCGGAGCTTTGATTATGGTTCACGGAGATGACCGCGGTCTTGTGCTTCCACCAAAAGTTGCGCCTACTCAAGTGGTTATGATTCCAATTGGACCACCGAAAACCCGGGATGCCGTTGTAGGACGTGCAGACGAGCTCTTCGCGGAGCTGAAAAAAGCGGGCATCCGTGTGAAGATGGATGATCGCAGTGACGTTCGTCCGGGATGGAAATTTAATGAATACGAGATGCGTGGTGTTCCGATTCGTCTGGAGATTGGTCCGCGTGATATGGAAAACGGCGTTTGTGTGCTCGTTTCACGGATTACCGGAGAGAAGAAAGTGGTCGAGCAGGCGAATCTGCTGGAAGAAATTCAATCTATGCTGACACAGGTACAGGCTGATATGCTTGAACGTGCACGTACATTTATGTCGGATAACTTCTATTCGGTAGATACCCTGGATGAGATGAAAGAACTGATGGAGAACAAACGCGGCTTCACCCTCGCCGGATGGTGTGGTTCGGAATCATGCGAAGATAAAGTTAGAGAAGTTACGGGTGCAACCAGCCGGAACATTCCGTTCCAGCCTGCTGAGGAAAAGCACACATGTCTGGCTTGTGGCGAACAGGCGAAACACACCGTTGTGTTTGCAAGAGCGTACTAG
- the rseP gene encoding RIP metalloprotease RseP — MFFAIVAIHEWGHYYFAKRAGILVREFAIGFGPKMFSYKKGETQFTFRLLPFGGYARMAGEDPETLGIDAGQTICVRVKDDKVEKIFTSNLEKYKNVIKGEVLRADLEQALIIELDVDGERTLYSVDPQAVIVSKNSSMQIAPKDRWFNSKTVGQRALAIFAGPMMNFILAFVLFAIFVQVSGVPVENPSYIKIADVSANTPAEKAGFQDGDIIKSINGVSVGVDQQKVIASISESKDKPMSWTIIRDGKELDVSVTPTGLPGQEGGKVGVSLGFPTRQAGFFETFALSGKYTVETSKLIFKGLQHLVQNFALDDIGGPVRTIELTGEVARSGLDRLLYWSAMISINLGIFNLLPIPALDGSRLIFLGIEALRGRPIDPNREGMVHFVGFAMLFVLMLAVTYNDILRLING, encoded by the coding sequence ATGTTTTTTGCTATTGTAGCAATTCATGAATGGGGCCATTATTATTTCGCTAAGCGCGCTGGCATTTTGGTTCGAGAATTTGCAATCGGATTTGGTCCTAAAATGTTCTCATATAAGAAGGGTGAAACGCAATTCACGTTTCGGCTACTGCCTTTTGGCGGGTATGCTAGAATGGCGGGTGAAGATCCGGAAACTTTAGGGATTGATGCAGGTCAAACCATATGTGTAAGAGTTAAAGACGATAAAGTCGAAAAGATCTTTACAAGCAATCTTGAGAAGTACAAAAATGTTATCAAAGGTGAAGTTTTGCGGGCAGATCTTGAACAGGCTCTGATTATTGAGCTTGATGTTGACGGAGAGCGTACGCTGTATTCGGTCGATCCTCAGGCTGTCATTGTAAGTAAAAACTCTAGCATGCAGATTGCGCCTAAAGATCGCTGGTTCAACAGTAAAACTGTAGGGCAGCGCGCCTTAGCCATTTTTGCAGGTCCTATGATGAATTTTATTCTTGCATTTGTATTATTCGCGATATTTGTGCAGGTGAGTGGTGTTCCTGTTGAGAATCCTTCCTACATAAAAATAGCAGATGTTTCAGCAAACACTCCTGCAGAAAAGGCTGGATTTCAAGATGGAGATATCATTAAGAGTATCAATGGTGTCTCAGTTGGAGTAGACCAGCAGAAGGTTATTGCTTCAATCTCCGAGTCGAAGGATAAACCGATGAGTTGGACAATCATTCGGGACGGGAAGGAACTTGATGTTTCGGTTACTCCTACCGGATTACCAGGACAGGAGGGCGGAAAGGTCGGTGTTTCACTCGGGTTCCCTACGAGACAAGCTGGCTTTTTTGAAACCTTTGCGCTTTCTGGCAAGTATACGGTTGAAACTTCTAAGCTGATTTTCAAAGGACTGCAGCACCTTGTGCAGAACTTTGCGCTGGATGATATTGGTGGGCCTGTCAGAACCATTGAGTTAACAGGCGAAGTCGCTAGATCAGGTTTGGATCGTCTGTTGTACTGGAGTGCAATGATCAGCATCAATCTGGGGATATTTAATCTGCTTCCAATCCCTGCACTTGACGGCAGCCGTCTTATTTTCTTGGGCATTGAAGCCCTTCGCGGCCGGCCGATTGATCCCAATCGGGAAGGTATGGTGCATTTTGTTGGATTCGCGATGCTTTTTGTACTGATGCTGGCTGTAACATATAATGATATACTACGTTTAATTAACGGATAA